A window from Setaria italica strain Yugu1 chromosome VIII, Setaria_italica_v2.0, whole genome shotgun sequence encodes these proteins:
- the LOC105914870 gene encoding alpha carbonic anhydrase 8-like — protein sequence MASNKSSIASPALMFLAVAALILATSVRAQTPAPTPAPTPAPAPVPAPTPTPTPAPTPTPTPAPTPAPTPAPTPAPTPAPAPVPAPTPTPTPAPTPAPTPAPTPAPTPAPTPAPTPAPTPAPTPAPVPTPAPAPSQGPCPSGFPNLAALVLAKPVYLRRGMVLTLFPKPVPQGTSTKVCVCFPSTNITIVGLVKPNWAGPYTCVRGQSLNVLP from the coding sequence ATGGCATCCAACAAGTCCTCCATAGCTTCCCCTGCTCTCATGTTCCTAGCCGTGGCAGCACTCATATTGGCCACTTCTGTGCGGGCCCAGacacccgctcctacgccggcACCGACTCCAGCTCCAGCGCCGGTACCGGCCCCTACACCTACGCCTACTCCAGCACCAACCCCGACTCCGACGCCTGCACCGACGCCAGCACCCACTCCAGCTCCTACGCCGGCACCGACTCCAGCTCCAGCGCCGGTACCGGCCCCTACACCTACGCCTACTCCAGCACCAACCCCGGCTCCGACGCCTGCACCGACTCCAGCACCAACTCCAGCTCCGACGCCAGCTCCGACGCCAGCACCCACTCCAGCTCCGACGCCAGCACCTGTGCCCACGCCTGCCCCGGCACCATCCCAAGGTCCTTGTCCTTCTGGCTTCCCTAACCTCGCCGCGCTTGTATTAGCGAAGCCGGTGTACCTTAGACGCGGTATGGTCCTGACTCTCTTCCCTAAGCCGGTCCCCCAAGGCACCAGCACCAAAGTATGCGTGTGCTTTCCCTCTACTAACATCACCATCGTCGGCCTCGTCAAGCCCAACTGGGCTGGCCCCTACACATGCGTGCGTGGGCAGAGCCTGAACGTACTTCCATGA
- the LOC101786013 gene encoding IQ domain-containing protein IQM3: MEVEAAPPPLGLDSTDPPRFQSDKLESPSPPVEGSAGGSGEDGAATKLQKAYRGYRTRRKLADSAVVVEELWWQALDFARLSHSTVSFFDEPKPETAASRWNRVSLNASKVGQGLSRDGKALKLAFQHWIEAIDPRHRYGHNLHFYYDVWCQSQAGQPFFYWLDVGEGKELDLPECPRAKLRKQCIKYLGPQERENYEYIINEGKIIHKQSGEPLDTSQGPKGTKWIFVMSTAKRLYAGKKERGVFQHSSFLAGGTTIAAGRFTAENGIIKSIWAYSGHYKPSAENLSNFMNFLEENGVDLKEVEVRSSTKEDYNEDPVPDGSQNLTAEFMGSVPPEVISSPNITEGDEGENAPAEQAKPTYERTLSGGLQSPRATGILQKAILERMKSKGESKSYQLGHRLSLKWSTGAGPRIGCVKDYPMELRMQALEMVDLSPRASTPSASRRLPSCLSPTKATSPTSPLATMQASLPQLS, from the exons atggaggtggaggcggcgccgcctccgctggGGTTGGATTCTACGGATCCTCCAAGGTTTCAGTCGGACAAACTGGAatctccgtcgccgccggtggagggaagcgccggcgggagcggcgaGGATGGCGCCGCGACGAAGCTGCAGAAGGCTTACCGTGGCTACCGGACACGCCGGAAGCTCGCCGactccgccgtcgtcgtcgaggagCTCTG GTGGCAGGCGCTGGACTTCGCGCGCCTCAGCCACAGCACCGTCTCCTTCTTCGACGAACCCAAGCCGGAGACAGCCGCCTCGCGCTGGAACCGGGTCAGCCTCAATGCATCCAAG GTGGGTCAGGGTTTATCCAGAGACGGCAAGGCTCTCAAGCTGGCTTTCCAGCACTGGATCGAGGCT ATCGACCCGCGGCATAGATATGGGCACAACCTGCACTTCTACTACGATGTCTGGTGTCAAAGCCAAGCCGGCCAGCCCTTCTTCTACTG GCTTGATGTTGGAGAAGGAAAGGAGCTAGACCTTCCAGAGTGTCCAAGAGCAAAGCTGAGGAAGCAATGCATTAAGTATCTTGGTCCG CAAGAGCGTGAGAACTATGAATACATCATTAATGAGGGAAAGATTATACACAAACAGTCTGGAGAACCACTTGATACAAGCCAAGGTCCTAAAGGGACTAAATGGATTTTTGTTATGAGCACAGCAAAAAGACTGTATGCTGGGAAG AAAGAGAGAGGTGTATTCCAGCATTCCAGCTTTTTAGCAGGAGGCACTACTATAGCTGCTGGAAGATTTACAGCGGAAAATGGAATTATCAAG TCCATCTGGGCCTATAGTGGTCACTACAAACCAAGCGCAGAGAACCTAAGCAATTTCATGAACTTCCTTGAAGAGAATGGAGTTGATCTCAAAGAAGTTGAG GTGCGTTCATCCACCAAAGAAGACTACAATGAAGATCCGGTGCCTGATGGTTCACAGAACCTTACTGCTGAATTCATGGGTTCAGTTCCTCCAGAAGTGATTTCCTCTCCAAACATAACAGAAGGCGATGAAGGCGAGAACGCTCCTGCAGAACAAGCCAAACCAACCTACGAAAGAACCTTGTCAGGTGGCCTTCAAAGTCCCAGAGCCACTGGCATCCTGCAGAAGGCGATTCTTGAGAGGATGAAGTCCAAGGGTGAGTCCAAGTCCTATCAGCTTGGCCACAGGCTGTCCCTGAAATGGAGCACTGGGGCTGGTCCAAGAATTGGATGTGTCAAGGACTACCCAATGGAGCTCAGAATGCAGGCTCTGGAAATGGTGGACTTGTCACCAAGGGCATCAACACCATCGGCTTCAAGGAGGCTACCTTCGTGCTTGTCCCCGACAAAAGCAACCTCACCAACATCGCCGCTCGCTACGATGCAGGCCTCCCTGCCTCAGCTAAGTTAG